From Pusillibacter faecalis, one genomic window encodes:
- the prfB gene encoding peptide chain release factor 2, with translation MALIEYDVYKQKLRDLGPELDKLSAALDVESARQEAARLEDETAQDGFWNDLERSQKVQVRLKQLQNKIGRQEKLLGAWEDLTVLCEMGQEADDADILEEVKTEYAALEERVEETRMTTLLSGEYDSSNAIMQFHAGAGGTEAQDWAQMLYRMYTRWAERHGFVYKILDYEDGDEAGIKSAAISIEGENAYGLLKSENGVHRLVRVSPFDANARRQTSFAAIEVMPEIENDESIEIRDEDIEMQVYRASGAGGQHVNKTSSAVRLIHKPTGIVVASQQERSQFQNKDNCMKMLRAKLLELKAQQHAEKISDIKGVQMKIEWGSQIRSYVFMPYQMVKDTRTGFETSNVDGVMDGDLDGFLNAYLTQLATGELKK, from the coding sequence ATGGCACTGATAGAATACGACGTTTACAAGCAGAAGCTGCGGGACCTGGGGCCGGAGCTGGACAAGCTGTCCGCTGCACTGGATGTGGAGAGCGCCCGGCAGGAGGCCGCCCGCCTGGAGGATGAGACCGCCCAAGATGGGTTTTGGAACGACCTGGAGCGTTCCCAGAAGGTGCAGGTGCGCCTCAAACAGCTCCAAAACAAGATCGGGCGCCAGGAAAAGCTCCTTGGCGCCTGGGAGGATTTGACCGTGCTCTGCGAGATGGGCCAGGAGGCGGACGACGCCGATATTCTGGAGGAAGTGAAGACCGAGTACGCCGCCCTGGAGGAGCGGGTGGAGGAGACCCGAATGACCACCCTTCTCTCCGGCGAGTATGACAGCTCCAACGCCATCATGCAGTTCCACGCCGGCGCCGGCGGTACCGAGGCCCAGGACTGGGCCCAGATGCTCTACCGGATGTACACCCGCTGGGCCGAGCGCCACGGCTTTGTCTATAAGATTCTGGACTATGAGGACGGGGACGAGGCGGGCATCAAATCCGCCGCCATCTCCATCGAGGGCGAGAACGCCTACGGCCTTTTGAAGAGCGAGAACGGCGTCCACCGCCTGGTGCGGGTGTCCCCTTTTGACGCCAACGCCCGCCGCCAGACCTCCTTCGCCGCCATCGAGGTCATGCCGGAGATCGAGAACGACGAGTCCATCGAGATTCGGGACGAGGACATCGAGATGCAGGTCTACCGGGCCAGCGGCGCCGGCGGCCAGCACGTGAACAAGACCTCCTCCGCCGTGCGGCTCATCCACAAGCCCACCGGCATCGTGGTGGCCTCTCAGCAGGAGCGCAGCCAGTTCCAGAACAAGGACAACTGCATGAAGATGCTGCGGGCCAAACTCCTGGAGCTCAAGGCCCAGCAGCACGCGGAGAAGATCTCCGACATCAAGGGCGTGCAGATGAAGATTGAGTGGGGAAGCCAGATCCGCTCCTACGTCTTCATGCCCTACCAGATGGTTAAGGACACCCGCACAGGCTTTGAGACCAGCAACGTGGACGGCGTGATGGACGGCGATCTGGACGGCTTTTTAAACGCGTATCTCACCCAGCTTGCCACCGGTGAGCTGAAGAAGTAA
- a CDS encoding MATE family efflux transporter — protein MEEKNPSPNAAPRENKMGVMPIGRLLAGMAVPMMISMLVQAFYNVVDSIFVAQLSEDALNAVSLAFPLQNLMIAVGAGTAVGINALLSRSLGEKNQTMADRAANTGIFLSLCSFVVFALIGVLFSRTFFEIQAAGEPIIVEYGTEYATICLGLSIGIFSQFCFERLLQSTGRTTLAMVTQLTGAVINIIMDPILIFGYFGFPRMEVAGAAAATVLGQIVAAIMAVVMNLKCNPDVNIRLREIRWNGHVAGEIYRVGFPSIVMQSIGSVMVFGMNKILFGFTKTATAVFGAYFKLQSFIFMPVFGLNNGMVPIVAYNFGAGRMDRVKKTVKLAVCTAVAIMAVGLAIFQLAPELLLSFFDASEEMLEIGSVALRIISLSFLLAGFCIIAGSVCQAIGNPFYSLIVAVARQLVVLLPVAWLLSRSGRLELVWVAFPVAELMSLTLSAIFLRRTLRSAEARVAGTPRQT, from the coding sequence ATGGAAGAAAAAAACCCCTCCCCCAACGCCGCGCCCCGGGAAAACAAGATGGGTGTGATGCCAATTGGCCGGCTGCTGGCCGGCATGGCGGTGCCCATGATGATCTCGATGCTGGTACAGGCATTTTATAACGTGGTGGACAGCATCTTCGTGGCCCAGCTCAGCGAGGATGCCCTGAACGCCGTCTCCCTGGCGTTCCCCCTGCAAAACCTGATGATTGCCGTGGGCGCGGGCACCGCCGTGGGCATCAACGCCCTTCTCTCCCGCTCCCTGGGCGAGAAGAATCAGACCATGGCGGACCGGGCCGCCAATACGGGCATCTTTTTGTCCCTTTGCAGCTTTGTGGTCTTCGCCCTGATCGGCGTGTTGTTCTCCCGGACCTTTTTTGAAATCCAGGCCGCTGGTGAGCCCATCATCGTGGAGTACGGCACGGAGTATGCCACCATCTGCCTGGGGCTGTCCATCGGCATTTTCAGCCAGTTCTGCTTTGAGCGGCTGCTGCAGTCCACAGGCCGCACCACCCTGGCCATGGTTACACAGCTCACCGGCGCGGTGATCAACATCATCATGGACCCGATCTTGATTTTCGGCTATTTTGGCTTTCCCCGGATGGAGGTGGCCGGCGCCGCGGCCGCCACAGTCCTGGGGCAGATTGTCGCCGCGATCATGGCGGTTGTGATGAATTTGAAATGTAACCCGGATGTAAACATCCGCCTGCGGGAGATTCGCTGGAACGGTCACGTGGCGGGGGAAATCTACCGGGTGGGCTTTCCCTCGATTGTGATGCAATCCATCGGCTCGGTGATGGTGTTCGGCATGAATAAGATTCTCTTTGGCTTTACGAAAACGGCTACCGCAGTGTTCGGGGCCTACTTCAAGCTGCAAAGCTTCATCTTCATGCCGGTGTTCGGCCTGAATAACGGCATGGTGCCCATCGTCGCCTATAACTTTGGCGCGGGCCGGATGGACCGGGTGAAAAAGACGGTGAAGCTGGCGGTATGTACCGCTGTTGCGATCATGGCGGTGGGACTGGCGATTTTCCAGCTGGCGCCGGAACTGCTGCTGAGCTTCTTTGACGCCTCGGAGGAGATGCTGGAAATCGGGTCGGTCGCCCTGCGGATTATCAGCCTTTCCTTCCTGCTGGCGGGCTTTTGCATCATCGCCGGTTCCGTGTGTCAGGCCATTGGCAACCCCTTTTACAGCCTCATTGTGGCGGTGGCCCGACAGCTGGTGGTGCTGCTGCCGGTGGCGTGGCTGCTCTCAAGGAGCGGCAGGCTGGAGCTGGTGTGGGTGGCCTTCCCCGTGGCGGAGCTGATGTCGCTGACGCTCAGCGCTATTTTCCTGCGCAGGACCCTCCGCTCTGCGGAGGCAAGGGTAGCCGGAACGCCGCGGCAAACTTGA
- a CDS encoding peptidoglycan DD-metalloendopeptidase family protein: MSKKWDAIRGSAEFYVTMAVCLLVIGVSGYFLLFGGDDTAEEALAPPDETPVTSPAPELVVPEEPVVETIEPVEVPAATMPEVEVDDTPVIAQAPRLIVSPLEGEVLTAFSMDELVYNPTLEDWRTHNGIDISAALGDTVLSASSGTVLSVEDDALMGTTVVIGHEGGYQTTYSNLQPQTNVAEGDTVSAGQIIGAVGDTAAAEAAQEPHLHFSVTQEGEPVDPNAFLEQ, translated from the coding sequence ATGAGTAAGAAATGGGATGCCATTCGGGGCAGCGCCGAATTCTATGTCACCATGGCGGTGTGCCTGCTGGTCATCGGCGTCAGCGGTTACTTTTTGCTCTTTGGCGGCGACGACACTGCGGAGGAGGCGTTGGCTCCCCCTGACGAAACGCCTGTCACATCCCCTGCGCCGGAACTGGTGGTACCGGAGGAGCCTGTGGTGGAGACCATTGAGCCTGTTGAGGTGCCAGCTGCCACGATGCCGGAGGTCGAGGTGGACGATACCCCTGTTATAGCCCAAGCCCCCCGGCTGATTGTCTCTCCCCTGGAGGGCGAAGTCCTGACCGCCTTCTCCATGGACGAGCTGGTATATAACCCCACGCTGGAGGACTGGAGAACTCACAACGGCATTGACATCTCTGCCGCGCTGGGTGACACGGTGCTCTCCGCCAGCTCAGGCACTGTGCTCTCCGTGGAGGACGACGCTCTGATGGGCACCACCGTGGTCATCGGCCATGAGGGCGGCTATCAGACCACCTATTCAAACCTCCAGCCTCAGACCAATGTGGCGGAGGGCGACACGGTATCCGCCGGGCAAATCATCGGCGCCGTGGGAGATACCGCCGCAGCAGAGGCCGCTCAGGAGCCTCATCTGCACTTCTCCGTGACCCAAGAGGGGGAGCCGGTGGACCCCAATGCGTTTTTGGAACAATAA
- a CDS encoding helix-turn-helix transcriptional regulator, with product MTAIHSHLKQLRQDRGMTQETVAQRMGLTRQAVSSHESGRTRPDLDTLMRYAEVYDVDLHDILYGGGRPQSRRVRLLAWAVWLDLTLCSLAQSVLLWVSNCFFPVPEGVLSGEMQERLITRMALGDLHRAVEEVSLLSFGLLSLGLMAAALRMERPVGVRRRWKYWGLLTAGAAAAVLPWAVADPVFGIANYTVTPSAQLAWAAVLLLVSLAADAVRLRRQK from the coding sequence ATGACGGCCATCCACAGCCATTTAAAGCAGCTCCGTCAGGACCGGGGAATGACCCAGGAGACAGTTGCCCAGAGAATGGGCCTGACCCGGCAGGCGGTTTCCAGCCACGAGTCCGGCCGTACCCGGCCGGACCTGGATACCTTAATGCGCTACGCGGAAGTCTATGATGTGGATCTCCATGATATCTTATACGGCGGCGGCCGGCCGCAAAGCCGGCGGGTCCGCCTGCTGGCCTGGGCGGTCTGGCTGGATTTGACGCTGTGCAGCTTGGCGCAGTCTGTACTCCTGTGGGTGTCCAATTGCTTTTTTCCCGTGCCGGAGGGTGTGCTGAGCGGAGAGATGCAGGAGCGCCTTATCACACGGATGGCCCTGGGGGACCTCCACCGGGCCGTGGAGGAGGTATCCCTGCTCTCCTTTGGGCTTCTGAGCCTTGGGCTGATGGCTGCGGCGCTTCGGATGGAGAGGCCGGTGGGAGTGAGACGGCGCTGGAAGTATTGGGGGCTTCTGACGGCAGGCGCTGCGGCGGCAGTGCTTCCCTGGGCCGTGGCAGACCCCGTATTTGGGATTGCCAATTATACGGTGACACCAAGCGCGCAGCTTGCCTGGGCTGCGGTGCTGCTGTTGGTCAGCCTGGCAGCGGACGCCGTTCGCCTGCGGAGACAGAAATAG
- the gpmI gene encoding 2,3-bisphosphoglycerate-independent phosphoglycerate mutase has protein sequence MNKTPTTLIIMDGFGLSDHVGGNAVKAAKTPRLDQFFQEYAHTELSASGLDVGLPEGQMGNSEVGHTNIGAGRVVFQDLPRITKAIADGDFFTNPAYQHAMDACKEKGTALHLMGLLSDGGVHSHIQHLFALLKLARDKGLERVYIHAFLDGRDVSPTSGVEFVAQTVEQCREIGVGKIATVMGRYYAMDRDKRWDRVEQAYDAMVYGESAHFNPVPVAAVKDSYAAGITDEFVEPVVCDTEGTISDNDSVIFFNFRPDRAREITRTLVDPDFDGFTRQYFPVTFVCNTEYDATMPHVEVAFPRVCVSNGLGEYLSQMGMTQLRIAETEKYAHVTFFFNGGSETVFPGEDRVLIPSPKVATYDLQPEMSAPEVCEKCVERIESGAYDVIILNFANCDMVGHTGVFDAAVKAVETVDECVGKVVDATLKMGGIAMITADHGNAEQMTEPDGSPMTAHTTNPVPFILCGAGTELRKGRLADIAPTILDVMGLACPEDMDGKTLIVK, from the coding sequence ATGAACAAAACGCCAACCACCCTGATTATCATGGACGGCTTTGGCCTGTCCGACCACGTCGGCGGCAACGCTGTCAAAGCCGCCAAAACTCCCCGTCTGGATCAGTTCTTCCAGGAATATGCCCACACAGAGCTCTCAGCGTCCGGACTGGACGTGGGACTTCCTGAGGGGCAGATGGGCAACAGTGAGGTGGGCCACACCAACATCGGCGCCGGCCGGGTGGTGTTTCAAGATCTGCCCCGCATCACCAAAGCCATTGCGGACGGAGACTTCTTCACCAATCCCGCCTACCAGCACGCCATGGATGCCTGCAAAGAAAAGGGAACCGCTCTGCACCTGATGGGCCTTCTTTCCGATGGCGGTGTCCACTCCCACATCCAGCATCTCTTCGCCCTTTTGAAGCTGGCCAGGGACAAAGGCCTGGAGCGGGTCTATATCCACGCCTTTTTGGACGGACGGGATGTGTCCCCCACCTCCGGCGTGGAGTTTGTGGCTCAGACCGTGGAGCAGTGCCGTGAGATCGGCGTGGGAAAGATCGCCACTGTGATGGGCCGGTACTACGCCATGGACCGCGACAAGCGCTGGGACCGGGTGGAGCAGGCCTATGACGCCATGGTGTATGGGGAGAGCGCCCATTTTAACCCTGTGCCCGTGGCCGCTGTGAAGGACTCCTATGCCGCCGGCATCACGGACGAGTTTGTGGAGCCCGTGGTCTGTGACACCGAGGGTACCATCTCTGATAACGACAGTGTGATATTCTTCAACTTCCGTCCCGACCGGGCCCGGGAGATCACCCGGACTTTGGTGGACCCGGATTTTGATGGCTTTACCCGTCAGTATTTTCCCGTCACCTTCGTGTGCAACACGGAATATGACGCCACAATGCCCCATGTGGAGGTGGCCTTCCCCCGGGTGTGTGTCAGCAATGGCCTTGGCGAATATCTCAGTCAGATGGGCATGACTCAGCTGCGCATTGCCGAGACGGAAAAATACGCACATGTGACCTTCTTCTTCAACGGCGGCAGCGAGACGGTCTTCCCCGGCGAGGACCGGGTGCTGATCCCCTCTCCCAAGGTGGCCACCTATGACCTGCAGCCGGAGATGAGCGCGCCGGAGGTGTGCGAAAAATGTGTGGAACGCATCGAGTCCGGCGCCTATGACGTCATCATCCTGAACTTTGCCAACTGCGACATGGTGGGCCACACGGGCGTGTTTGACGCCGCTGTGAAGGCTGTGGAAACAGTGGACGAGTGTGTGGGAAAAGTGGTGGACGCCACGCTGAAAATGGGCGGCATCGCCATGATCACCGCCGACCATGGCAATGCCGAGCAGATGACGGAACCGGACGGCAGCCCCATGACGGCACACACCACCAATCCGGTCCCCTTTATCCTCTGCGGCGCGGGAACAGAGCTGCGCAAAGGGCGTTTGGCCGACATCGCCCCCACCATTTTGGATGTAATGGGACTGGCCTGCCCGGAGGACATGGACGGCAAGACCCTGATCGTAAAATAA